In the Streptomyces fradiae ATCC 10745 = DSM 40063 genome, one interval contains:
- a CDS encoding M6 family metalloprotease domain-containing protein: protein MQQPTSRRRRIRQTAALGAAAAVAVGALATASATLDGPAPATAGPAASDPAAARALAESADAGGLAACRIRAESGVQMSEGIPTPPGYTRSTGVVRALNLMIDFPDTPGEGPAMRRYREFFPQTADWFRVSSYGRLRYVPYAPVPSWLRMPLPFTEYGIDRGAPYEPGYRKLVEHIVEAADDRVDFSAYDLVNVLVTPNAGPSALDTVLSVTFSGNGEAPSADGVTLSNTSFVYSRQDDGSGSFHETGYRVLPHENGHVFGLPDLYTAEGGAAVGHWDIMSEDWGANNDLLGWHKWKLGWLDASQVRCASRPGTREYTLTPLARPGRGVKLAVVPLGELAGYALEVRTGEGNDEAVCDPGVLVYRVRADVDTGQGPVTVQDGDPGSGGCTRHPNVHAELSDAPYGPGETFRDAAAGVTVTVLSRERNGSYRVRVTRG, encoded by the coding sequence ATGCAGCAGCCGACCAGCCGACGACGGCGAATACGCCAGACGGCCGCGCTCGGAGCCGCCGCGGCCGTGGCCGTGGGTGCCCTCGCCACGGCGAGCGCCACGCTCGACGGGCCCGCCCCCGCCACCGCGGGCCCCGCGGCCTCCGACCCGGCGGCGGCGCGGGCGCTCGCGGAGTCCGCCGACGCCGGCGGCCTCGCCGCCTGCCGCATCCGCGCGGAGTCCGGCGTCCAGATGTCCGAGGGCATCCCGACACCGCCCGGCTACACCCGTTCCACCGGCGTGGTCCGCGCGCTCAACCTGATGATCGACTTCCCCGACACGCCGGGCGAGGGCCCGGCGATGCGCCGGTACCGCGAGTTCTTCCCGCAGACCGCCGACTGGTTCCGCGTCAGCTCGTACGGGCGGCTGCGCTACGTCCCGTACGCGCCCGTGCCGTCCTGGCTGCGGATGCCGCTGCCGTTCACCGAGTACGGCATCGACCGGGGCGCCCCCTACGAGCCGGGGTACCGCAAGCTGGTCGAGCACATCGTGGAGGCGGCCGACGACCGCGTGGACTTCAGCGCGTACGACCTGGTCAACGTCCTGGTCACGCCCAACGCGGGCCCCTCGGCGCTGGACACGGTCCTGTCCGTCACCTTCTCCGGCAACGGCGAGGCGCCGAGCGCGGACGGGGTGACGCTCTCCAACACGTCGTTCGTGTACAGCCGCCAGGACGACGGCTCCGGTTCCTTCCACGAGACCGGCTACCGGGTGCTCCCCCACGAGAACGGCCACGTCTTCGGCCTGCCCGACCTCTACACCGCCGAGGGCGGGGCGGCGGTCGGCCACTGGGACATCATGTCCGAGGACTGGGGGGCCAACAACGACCTGCTGGGCTGGCACAAGTGGAAGCTCGGCTGGCTCGACGCCTCCCAGGTGCGCTGCGCGTCCAGGCCCGGCACGCGCGAGTACACGCTGACGCCCCTGGCCCGGCCGGGGAGGGGCGTGAAGCTGGCGGTCGTCCCGCTGGGCGAGCTGGCCGGGTACGCGCTGGAGGTCCGCACCGGCGAGGGCAACGACGAGGCGGTGTGCGACCCGGGCGTGCTGGTCTACCGGGTGCGGGCCGACGTGGACACCGGCCAGGGTCCGGTGACCGTCCAGGACGGCGACCCCGGCAGCGGCGGCTGCACCCGGCACCCGAACGTGCACGCCGAACTGTCGGACGCGCCGTACGGACCGGGGGAAACGTTTCGTGACGCGGCGGCCGGGGTGACGGTCACGGTCCTGTCCCGTGAGCGGAACGGGTCGTACCGGGTCCGCGTGACGCGCGGCTGA
- a CDS encoding Eco29kI family restriction endonuclease: MSEAQPVNGARKPRNWREIALRPDPYDPLRLDNLGRSIEMRMLEMEPEPLTDVPLMIGAGIYAIYYVGDHELYWPIAEPYCQTPIYVGKATPEGGRKGGGAGNPDDEDALWDRLREHRRSIEQAYDLDVADFRVRYLVAVDFFVSLAEQVMLRQFRPVWNAIVDGFGNHAPGSGRTNQARPPWDDLHPGRAWSAPDKMSKPSQYTALESKIRIINHWKQLGLLPEDASLPTE; the protein is encoded by the coding sequence ATGTCGGAGGCACAGCCGGTGAACGGCGCCCGCAAACCGCGCAATTGGAGGGAAATCGCACTTCGTCCCGATCCATACGACCCTCTGAGGCTGGACAACCTCGGGCGCAGCATCGAGATGCGGATGCTGGAGATGGAGCCGGAACCCCTTACAGACGTCCCGCTGATGATAGGGGCCGGGATCTACGCCATCTACTACGTGGGCGATCACGAGCTGTACTGGCCCATCGCAGAGCCCTACTGCCAGACGCCGATCTATGTCGGGAAGGCGACCCCAGAGGGCGGACGTAAGGGGGGAGGAGCCGGAAATCCCGACGATGAGGATGCCCTGTGGGATCGGCTCCGCGAACACCGCCGCTCTATCGAGCAAGCTTATGATCTCGACGTAGCCGACTTCCGGGTCCGCTACCTGGTCGCCGTTGACTTCTTCGTCTCACTTGCCGAGCAGGTGATGCTCCGACAGTTCCGGCCCGTATGGAACGCTATCGTGGATGGCTTCGGCAATCATGCGCCGGGTAGCGGTCGAACCAACCAGGCGCGGCCTCCATGGGACGACCTCCACCCAGGCCGCGCATGGTCCGCGCCAGACAAAATGTCGAAGCCCAGCCAGTATACAGCCCTGGAATCCAAGATCCGCATCATCAATCACTGGAAACAGTTGGGTCTCCTTCCCGAAGACGCTTCTCTTCCCACGGAGTAA
- a CDS encoding DNA cytosine methyltransferase, which yields MSEQHGYEHADRTSVELFAGGGGLAMGVHHAGFRPLLFNEFNNRACETLEASAKLTLGSDGIQRTLEVKPQPPAPGEPAPLFPGDVQDLDLSAFHGKVDLLAGGPPCQPFSAGGVAKGDEDKRNMFPAVFKAIRETQPKAVICENVRGLLRPSFRDYFEYIKHELTLPFVERDDEVRWQEHDRQLTKLIEGGGGGTADQRYVVRHIPVNAADYGVPQIRHRVIIVAFREDLAVDVDAFVKDVTRTPFDQEALYRTMRDVDGSYWGRHKVEDYVRDEVRDRLPKDLGPESENEERKVRPWRTLRDAIQGYGLDERLPALPAIDLGKLDRKTPQGGEITDHIGWPNARIYKGHTPNELDRPAKTVKAGVHGVPGGESVVLLDDREHDASAPGGWRRLHRYMTVRETARVMTFPDEWHGAGPRGEKMRQLGNAVPVVLAEFFAKKVAAALASVGH from the coding sequence ATGTCTGAACAGCACGGATACGAACATGCAGACCGCACCAGCGTTGAGCTGTTCGCGGGAGGCGGGGGTCTTGCGATGGGAGTCCACCACGCGGGGTTCCGGCCACTGCTGTTCAACGAGTTCAACAACCGGGCCTGTGAGACGCTCGAAGCGAGCGCCAAGCTGACCCTTGGCTCGGACGGTATCCAGCGGACCCTGGAGGTCAAGCCCCAGCCGCCGGCACCCGGTGAGCCAGCGCCTCTGTTCCCTGGTGACGTGCAGGATCTCGATCTGAGCGCCTTCCACGGCAAGGTTGATCTCCTCGCCGGCGGCCCCCCATGCCAGCCCTTCAGCGCGGGTGGTGTCGCCAAGGGCGACGAGGATAAGCGCAACATGTTCCCGGCCGTCTTCAAGGCCATCCGCGAGACCCAGCCGAAGGCCGTCATCTGCGAGAATGTCCGCGGTCTGCTGCGTCCCTCGTTCCGGGACTACTTCGAGTACATCAAGCACGAACTCACGCTTCCGTTCGTCGAGCGCGATGACGAGGTGCGCTGGCAAGAGCACGACCGGCAGCTGACGAAACTGATCGAGGGGGGCGGGGGCGGGACCGCCGACCAGCGGTACGTCGTACGGCACATTCCGGTCAACGCGGCTGATTACGGCGTGCCGCAAATCCGTCACCGCGTGATCATTGTTGCCTTCCGTGAAGACCTCGCTGTGGACGTCGATGCCTTCGTCAAGGACGTCACCCGGACTCCCTTCGATCAGGAAGCCCTGTACCGGACGATGCGCGATGTGGACGGCTCCTACTGGGGAAGGCACAAGGTGGAGGACTATGTGCGTGACGAGGTTCGAGACCGGCTTCCGAAAGACCTCGGCCCTGAGAGCGAGAACGAGGAGCGGAAGGTCAGGCCGTGGCGGACCTTGCGTGATGCCATCCAGGGCTACGGGCTTGACGAGCGTCTTCCCGCCCTGCCCGCTATCGATTTGGGGAAGCTTGACAGGAAGACCCCGCAGGGCGGCGAAATCACCGACCATATCGGCTGGCCCAACGCCCGAATTTACAAGGGTCACACCCCGAACGAGCTCGATCGCCCCGCCAAGACCGTTAAGGCAGGTGTGCATGGAGTCCCCGGCGGTGAATCCGTCGTGCTCCTGGACGACCGGGAGCATGACGCTAGCGCGCCGGGGGGATGGCGTCGGCTGCACCGTTACATGACAGTCCGCGAGACAGCGCGCGTCATGACGTTCCCCGACGAGTGGCACGGGGCCGGCCCGCGCGGCGAGAAGATGCGCCAGCTTGGAAACGCCGTGCCGGTCGTACTCGCCGAGTTCTTCGCCAAGAAGGTCGCCGCTGCTCTCGCGTCCGTCGGCCACTAA
- a CDS encoding ankyrin repeat domain-containing protein, whose product MNDYWTPAHSAVEHEDAETLARLLAAGADPNEVQGNSTLLTHAIDVEGDSTLQSGRPLAVHTTAILLAFGADPQLADPGGHTPMRMAEHYDHTLAMELLRRHINRHDGGGI is encoded by the coding sequence GTGAACGACTACTGGACGCCGGCTCATTCTGCGGTGGAGCACGAGGACGCCGAGACATTGGCGCGTCTGCTCGCCGCCGGTGCTGATCCCAATGAGGTGCAGGGCAACTCGACGCTCTTGACGCACGCCATCGACGTTGAGGGAGACAGTACCTTGCAGAGCGGGCGCCCGCTGGCCGTGCACACCACGGCCATCCTGCTGGCCTTCGGCGCGGACCCGCAGCTCGCGGATCCCGGTGGTCACACGCCCATGCGCATGGCCGAGCACTACGACCACACGCTGGCGATGGAGCTGTTGCGGCGACACATCAACAGGCACGATGGCGGAGGCATATGA
- a CDS encoding class I adenylate-forming enzyme family protein — translation MSYVETSSRAEALLTAPGAPFAVVRGGDGRLRYAAGPRTLPEFADAARAHGDAPFLVGEDGTVYTYRLFLRAARALARRLAGAYGLRPGDRAVIAGRNHPEWQVAFWAAQFAGLVAVPLNAWWTAGECAYALDDCAPGVLLADDERVRLLGGWASRNGVPCLDFRAAAREAAAHACEGAGCAGGTVPDACGGVPDACGGAGCEGGSAAPALPVVRPDDDATILYTSGTTGRPKGAVATHSAQVAAAMNPRYQAAAAALDRGGAPATARPPVSLTTFPFFHAAAFTSVYAVMAAGGTLVLMRRWDAAKALDLVDRHRVTHYAGVPATALQLLDAAAGRRLATLTNLNTGGAPAPPALVRRLTDAYGDRIEPRNGYGLTETCGGVLAHYGEAYRRRPDSVGRPTPVTETRVAGPDGRPLPDGETGELLLRGQSLVRGYWRNPEATAAAFTADGWFRTGDLAVVREDGRISVVDRVKDVVIRGGENVYCAEVEAALYGHPAVAEAAVVGVPHPVLGEEVAAVVRLREASGTVTAGELRAHAARGLAAYKVPAHVVLQDLPLPRNAGGKVLKDRLRDALAAAGGC, via the coding sequence GTGTCGTACGTCGAGACCTCGTCGCGGGCCGAGGCCCTGCTCACCGCCCCCGGAGCGCCCTTCGCCGTGGTGCGGGGCGGCGACGGGCGGCTGCGGTACGCCGCCGGGCCGCGCACCCTGCCGGAGTTCGCCGACGCCGCCCGCGCCCACGGTGACGCGCCGTTCCTCGTCGGCGAGGACGGCACCGTGTACACGTACCGCCTCTTCCTCCGTGCCGCGCGGGCGCTGGCGCGGCGGCTGGCCGGTGCGTACGGGCTGCGGCCCGGCGACCGGGCCGTGATCGCGGGGCGCAACCACCCCGAGTGGCAGGTCGCGTTCTGGGCGGCGCAGTTCGCCGGGCTGGTCGCCGTCCCGCTGAACGCCTGGTGGACCGCCGGCGAGTGCGCGTACGCCCTCGACGACTGCGCGCCCGGTGTCCTCCTCGCCGACGACGAGCGGGTCCGGCTCCTGGGGGGATGGGCCTCGCGGAACGGGGTGCCCTGCCTGGACTTCCGGGCCGCCGCACGGGAGGCCGCCGCGCATGCGTGCGAGGGCGCCGGGTGTGCGGGCGGGACCGTCCCGGATGCGTGCGGGGGCGTCCCGGATGCGTGCGGGGGCGCCGGGTGCGAGGGCGGGTCCGCCGCTCCGGCGCTCCCGGTCGTGCGGCCCGACGACGACGCGACCATCCTCTACACCTCCGGCACCACCGGCCGCCCCAAGGGCGCCGTCGCCACCCACAGCGCGCAGGTCGCCGCCGCCATGAACCCGCGCTACCAGGCCGCCGCCGCCGCGCTCGACCGGGGCGGCGCCCCCGCCACCGCCCGGCCGCCGGTGTCGCTGACCACCTTCCCCTTCTTCCACGCCGCCGCCTTCACCTCCGTGTACGCCGTCATGGCCGCGGGCGGCACCCTCGTGCTGATGCGCAGGTGGGACGCCGCCAAGGCCCTCGACCTCGTCGACCGCCACCGCGTCACCCACTACGCGGGCGTCCCCGCCACCGCCCTCCAGCTCCTCGACGCCGCCGCCGGGCGGCGCCTGGCCACCCTCACCAACCTGAACACCGGCGGCGCCCCCGCCCCGCCCGCACTGGTGCGGCGCCTCACCGACGCGTACGGCGACCGGATCGAGCCGCGCAACGGCTACGGGCTGACCGAGACCTGCGGCGGCGTCCTCGCCCACTACGGCGAGGCGTACCGCCGCCGGCCCGACAGCGTCGGCCGCCCCACCCCCGTCACCGAGACCCGCGTCGCCGGGCCCGACGGGCGGCCGCTGCCGGACGGCGAGACCGGCGAGCTGCTGCTGCGCGGCCAGAGCCTCGTCCGCGGCTACTGGCGGAACCCGGAGGCGACGGCCGCCGCGTTCACCGCGGACGGGTGGTTCCGGACCGGTGACCTGGCCGTGGTGCGCGAGGACGGGCGGATCAGCGTCGTCGACCGCGTCAAGGACGTCGTGATCCGGGGCGGGGAGAACGTGTACTGCGCCGAGGTCGAGGCCGCACTGTACGGTCACCCCGCCGTCGCCGAGGCCGCCGTGGTGGGCGTCCCCCATCCCGTACTGGGCGAGGAGGTCGCCGCGGTCGTACGGCTCCGCGAGGCGTCCGGCACGGTCACGGCCGGCGAACTGCGGGCGCACGCCGCCCGTGGCCTCGCCGCCTACAAGGTCCCGGCCCACGTCGTCCTCCAGGACCTCCCGCTGCCCCGCAACGCCGGCGGCAAGGTGCTGAAGGACCGGTTGCGGGATGCGCTCGCGGCTGCGGGGGGCTGCTAG
- a CDS encoding SCO4402 family protein, whose protein sequence is MREDSRRLANFRVHLVPAVLALANPPWQRDVWLDPSAFESLDRVFHTLFDDFCDAHSPESYLGTSLRTQEEVVLMRQLGTALNAATADAPNDTDEEHLASRAWPEVVAIAGRLAQVMVANDLTELVALHESEPT, encoded by the coding sequence GTGAGAGAGGACAGCCGACGTCTGGCGAACTTCCGAGTCCACCTCGTCCCGGCAGTCCTGGCCCTGGCCAACCCTCCATGGCAGCGGGACGTATGGCTGGACCCGTCAGCGTTCGAGAGCCTGGACCGCGTCTTCCACACCCTCTTCGACGACTTCTGCGACGCCCACAGCCCCGAGAGCTACCTGGGCACCAGCCTGAGAACCCAGGAAGAGGTCGTCCTCATGCGGCAACTCGGCACCGCACTCAACGCGGCGACGGCCGACGCGCCCAACGACACCGACGAAGAGCACCTTGCCTCGCGAGCGTGGCCCGAGGTCGTGGCGATCGCCGGACGTCTCGCACAGGTCATGGTCGCGAATGACCTGACGGAGCTCGTCGCGCTGCACGAGTCCGAGCCGACATGA
- a CDS encoding very short patch repair endonuclease yields the protein MVIVDTRTWKETRPPERAYQRRKGVKPTAEQDRAAGGRHRRTVAIGEDRYARASVSLRLPKGNRRIRAYLRWSQDGKTQERYIGEVDHKTRAANLAQAWQQARAAGMLTEEPLPPGSKASSREVRAVMRANRGRDTKPELALRSLLHRAGLRYRVDTQPLEGVRRRADIVFPREQIAVFVDGCFWHGCPEHMRASKKNADSWRTKLEGNRARDAETNELLRTDGWTVIRVWEHENPAEAARRITRAVRDVQAGKKS from the coding sequence GTGGTGATTGTGGACACGCGCACCTGGAAGGAAACGCGACCGCCCGAGCGCGCGTACCAACGACGCAAGGGCGTCAAGCCGACCGCCGAACAGGACCGCGCCGCTGGCGGTCGCCACCGCCGCACTGTCGCCATCGGCGAGGACCGGTACGCGCGCGCGTCCGTTTCGTTGCGGCTGCCCAAAGGCAACCGCCGCATACGTGCCTACCTTCGCTGGTCCCAAGACGGTAAGACTCAGGAGCGGTACATCGGAGAGGTTGACCACAAGACGCGCGCCGCCAACCTCGCTCAAGCTTGGCAGCAGGCCCGAGCCGCTGGGATGTTGACCGAGGAGCCGCTACCGCCCGGCTCCAAGGCATCCTCTCGGGAGGTCCGCGCGGTCATGCGGGCCAACCGTGGTCGGGACACCAAGCCGGAGCTGGCGTTGCGCTCGTTGTTGCACCGAGCTGGCCTGCGCTATCGCGTGGATACCCAACCATTGGAAGGGGTGCGCCGCCGGGCCGATATCGTCTTCCCGAGAGAACAAATCGCCGTGTTCGTGGATGGGTGTTTCTGGCACGGCTGTCCTGAGCACATGCGCGCCTCCAAGAAGAACGCTGATTCATGGAGAACCAAGCTTGAAGGCAACCGTGCTCGCGATGCTGAGACCAACGAGTTGCTGCGCACCGATGGGTGGACGGTGATCCGGGTCTGGGAACACGAGAATCCTGCCGAGGCCGCACGGCGCATCACGCGCGCCGTACGGGACGTACAAGCTGGCAAGAAGTCGTGA
- a CDS encoding heavy metal translocating P-type ATPase, which translates to MSHPSNGHGGERRGPRQPPAGEDRSTAVLDVRGLNWASQQSTVTAVLRRRPGVVDVEVNPVAQEATVVIDPRRTSVAELRAWVTECGYHCAGQAVPAHICDPLAEPVPSGAVPSGTAPSGAAGAAPAAPAGPVAAARPGAPRAHPPTGPPAQAPREGGPSPDEVMGHGGHAGMSMAAMVADMRNRFLVALVFSIPIVIWSPIGEDVFGLHVPVPFGLRQDVWALLLSLPVIFYSCTIFFGGAVRALRARTLDMMVLVAVAVGAGWLYSLVITLTGGGDVFYEAATVLASFVLLGHWFEMRARGGANDAIRALLDLAPPKALVLRDGEPVEVPTADVAVGDLLLVRPGAKIAADGVVEEGESEVDESTVTGESLPVHKAPGAPVVGATVNANGTLRVRATRVGADTALAQIVKLVQEAQNSKAPGQRLADRAAFWLVFVALIGGALTLAVWLLATDRPFGAAMLFAITVVVITCPDALGLATPTAIMVGTGMGARRGVLFKNAVALETAASIRTVVMDKTGTLTKGEPEVTDVVTVPGADQGEALRLIAAVERQSEHPLAAAVVRHAEGRRVPRADARHFENVPGHGATAVVEGHRVAVGNRRLMEREGVDLGRLAARREELAATGRTVVIAAVDGRATALVGIADAARESSGEAVAELHALGVEVVMLTGDNEATARRIADQLGIDTVIAEVLPGDKAAEVAELQRGGRKVAMVGDGVNDAPALAQADLGIAIGAGTDVAIETADLVLMRSDPLDVPTALRIGRGTVRKMRQNLGWAIGYNAVALPIAAGVFEPATGLVLRPEIAALSMSGSSVIVAVNALALKRLRLPGSAAGADRSEEAAGVAAARKP; encoded by the coding sequence ATGTCCCATCCGTCCAACGGCCACGGAGGCGAACGCCGCGGTCCCCGGCAGCCTCCCGCGGGCGAGGACCGCAGTACGGCGGTGCTCGACGTCCGGGGCCTGAACTGGGCCTCGCAGCAGAGCACCGTCACGGCCGTGCTCCGCCGGCGGCCGGGGGTGGTGGACGTGGAGGTGAACCCGGTCGCCCAGGAGGCCACGGTGGTCATCGACCCCCGGCGTACCTCGGTGGCGGAGCTGCGCGCGTGGGTGACCGAGTGCGGTTACCACTGTGCCGGTCAGGCCGTGCCCGCGCACATCTGTGACCCCCTGGCCGAGCCGGTGCCGTCCGGTGCGGTCCCTTCCGGTACGGCCCCGTCCGGTGCGGCCGGGGCCGCGCCCGCCGCGCCCGCCGGGCCCGTCGCGGCGGCCCGACCGGGGGCGCCCCGCGCCCACCCCCCGACCGGGCCGCCCGCGCAGGCCCCCCGCGAAGGCGGCCCCTCGCCGGACGAGGTCATGGGCCACGGCGGGCACGCCGGCATGTCGATGGCGGCGATGGTCGCCGACATGCGCAACCGCTTCCTCGTCGCGCTGGTCTTCTCGATCCCCATCGTGATCTGGTCGCCCATCGGCGAGGACGTGTTCGGCCTCCATGTCCCCGTGCCGTTCGGCCTGCGGCAGGACGTGTGGGCGCTGCTGCTGAGCCTGCCGGTGATCTTCTACTCGTGCACGATCTTCTTCGGCGGGGCCGTACGGGCCCTGCGCGCCCGCACCCTCGACATGATGGTCCTCGTCGCGGTCGCCGTCGGCGCGGGCTGGCTGTACTCGCTGGTCATCACGTTGACGGGCGGCGGGGACGTCTTCTACGAGGCGGCGACCGTCCTGGCGTCGTTCGTGCTCCTCGGCCACTGGTTCGAGATGCGCGCGAGGGGCGGCGCCAACGACGCCATCCGCGCCCTCCTCGATCTGGCCCCGCCGAAGGCCCTGGTCCTACGCGACGGCGAACCGGTCGAGGTGCCCACGGCCGACGTCGCCGTCGGCGACCTCCTGCTGGTCCGGCCCGGCGCCAAGATCGCCGCGGACGGTGTGGTCGAGGAGGGGGAGAGCGAGGTGGACGAGTCGACGGTGACCGGGGAGAGCCTGCCCGTGCACAAGGCGCCGGGCGCACCGGTGGTCGGCGCGACCGTCAACGCCAACGGCACCCTGCGCGTGCGGGCCACGAGGGTCGGAGCGGACACGGCACTCGCCCAGATCGTCAAGCTCGTGCAGGAGGCGCAGAACTCCAAGGCGCCCGGGCAGCGGCTGGCCGACCGGGCCGCCTTCTGGCTGGTGTTCGTCGCTCTGATCGGCGGAGCGCTGACCCTCGCCGTGTGGCTGCTGGCGACCGACCGGCCCTTCGGCGCCGCCATGCTCTTCGCGATCACCGTCGTCGTCATCACCTGCCCCGACGCCCTCGGCCTGGCCACCCCGACCGCGATCATGGTCGGTACGGGGATGGGGGCCCGGCGTGGCGTGCTGTTCAAGAACGCCGTCGCCCTGGAGACCGCCGCCTCCATCCGTACCGTCGTCATGGACAAGACCGGCACCCTCACCAAGGGCGAACCGGAGGTCACCGACGTCGTCACCGTCCCCGGCGCGGATCAGGGTGAGGCCCTGCGCCTGATCGCCGCCGTGGAGCGGCAGTCCGAGCATCCGCTCGCCGCGGCGGTCGTACGCCACGCGGAAGGCCGGCGGGTACCCCGGGCGGACGCGCGCCACTTCGAGAACGTGCCCGGTCACGGCGCGACCGCCGTCGTCGAGGGACACCGCGTCGCCGTCGGCAACCGCCGCCTGATGGAGCGGGAAGGCGTGGACCTGGGCCGGCTGGCCGCGCGCCGCGAGGAACTGGCCGCCACCGGTCGTACGGTCGTCATCGCCGCTGTCGACGGCCGGGCGACGGCGCTCGTCGGCATCGCCGACGCGGCCCGCGAGTCGTCGGGGGAGGCCGTCGCCGAACTGCACGCCCTCGGCGTCGAGGTCGTCATGCTGACCGGCGACAACGAGGCCACCGCCCGGCGCATCGCCGACCAGCTCGGCATCGACACCGTCATCGCCGAGGTTCTGCCCGGCGACAAGGCCGCCGAGGTCGCGGAGCTGCAGCGCGGCGGCCGGAAGGTCGCCATGGTCGGCGACGGGGTCAACGACGCCCCCGCCCTCGCCCAGGCCGACCTCGGGATCGCCATCGGCGCCGGCACCGACGTGGCGATCGAGACCGCGGACCTCGTCCTCATGCGCTCCGACCCCCTCGACGTCCCCACCGCCCTGCGCATCGGCCGCGGCACCGTGCGCAAGATGCGGCAGAACCTCGGCTGGGCCATCGGCTACAACGCCGTCGCCCTCCCCATCGCCGCGGGGGTCTTCGAACCCGCCACCGGCCTGGTCCTGCGCCCCGAGATCGCCGCACTGTCCATGTCCGGTTCCAGCGTCATCGTCGCCGTCAACGCCCTCGCCCTCAAACGCCTCCGCCTGCCCGGCAGCGCGGCGGGCGCCGACCGTTCGGAGGAGGCCGCCGGGGTGGCCGCGGCGCGGAAGCCTTGA
- a CDS encoding GYD domain-containing protein, giving the protein MPLYLSRFSYTPETWARLIGHPEDRAKTAQAYIESVGGKLHGFWYAFGTRDGYNLWEAPDNVSMAAVALAISGGGALSSFETTVLLTIDETMDALRKAGQVQYRAPGA; this is encoded by the coding sequence ATGCCGCTCTATCTATCGAGGTTCAGCTACACGCCGGAGACCTGGGCGAGACTCATCGGCCACCCCGAGGACCGCGCGAAGACCGCTCAGGCGTACATCGAGTCCGTCGGCGGCAAGCTCCACGGCTTCTGGTACGCGTTCGGCACCCGCGACGGCTACAACCTGTGGGAGGCCCCCGACAACGTCTCCATGGCCGCCGTTGCCCTGGCGATCAGCGGAGGCGGCGCACTCAGCTCGTTCGAGACGACCGTTCTCCTGACCATCGACGAAACCATGGATGCCCTGCGCAAAGCCGGGCAAGTCCAGTACCGGGCTCCCGGCGCGTAG